In Cololabis saira isolate AMF1-May2022 chromosome 10, fColSai1.1, whole genome shotgun sequence, a single window of DNA contains:
- the LOC133451824 gene encoding immunoglobulin lambda-1 light chain-like — protein MLFLPAAALCCLCSALVAMAAELVQDDVTLTRRIGQSVSFSCGRTDQCDGDYIFWYQKKEMETFGLIFPIDINCQTYSGNNHPQEADFSAENTQNGCLLKLNRVKLDHSATYYCMCWKRVAHRYGYYFIFGPGSKLYVTDEQAVKPVVSVYPAASRVHLGGGSSLLCVASAMFPPRVRFSWKRQKKNGPLEDVPPAEGEQVELREPGRSASIMVVHRLHQDTYRYSCYVKHEGGTVEVQTQGDGGSVTTAEDGHMSLQLPTFSFSVSELPGSGFFQTECRVKLLCLLYTVLTLKSLLYCCGLSLLMVLRNKGSSTN, from the exons ATGCTTTTCCTCCCAGCTGCTGCTCTGTGCTGTCTGTGTTCAG cgctggttgccatggcagcaGAGCTGGTTCAGGACGATGTAACACTGACCAGGAGAATTGGACAAAGTGTCTCCTTCAGCTGTGGACGAACTGATCAGTGTGATGGTGACTACATATTCTGGtatcagaaaaaagaaatggaaactTTCGGATTGATTTTCCCAATTGACATTAACTGTCAAACTTATTCAGGCAACAATCATCCTCAGGAAGCAGATTTCTCAGCTGAAAATACACAGAACGGTTGTTTGTTGAAGCTAAACAGAGTTAAACTGGATCATTCAGCCACCTACTACTGCATGTGTTGGAAGAGAGTCGCCCACA GATACGGGTACTACTTCATCTTTGGACCTGGAAGTAAACTGTATGTAACCG ATGAGCAGGCAGTGAAGCCCGTGGTGAGCGTGTACCCAGCAGCATCCAGAGTCCACCTGGGGGGGGGCAGCTCCCTGCTGTGTGTGGCCTCAGCCATGTTTCCTCCTAGGGTCCGGTTCTCCTGGAAAAGACAGAAGAAGAACGGCCCGCTGGAGGACGTCCCCCCTGCCGAGGGAGAGCAGGTGGAGCTCAGAGAGCCGGGACGCAGCGCCTCCATCATGGTGGTCCACCGCCTCCATCAGGACACGTACAGATACAGCTGCTACGTCAAGCACGAGGGCGGCACGGTGGAGGTCCAGACACAAGGTGACGGAGGCTCGGTGACT ACAGCAGAGGACGGACATATGTCCCTGCAACTCCCAACATTTTCCTTCTCTGTTTCAGAGCTTCCAGGTTCAGGGTTCTTCCAGACTGAGTGCAGGGTGAAGCTGCTCTGCCTGCTGTACACAGTGCTGACCCTGAAGAGTCTGCTGTACTGCTGTGGACTCTCTCTGCTGATGGTCCTCAGGAACAAGGGGTCGTCCACCAACTGA